A portion of the Hymenobacter gelipurpurascens genome contains these proteins:
- a CDS encoding dienelactone hydrolase family protein, with amino-acid sequence MMQECRWWVGAAAFLLASCSSETSRNESAVPLPTGHYEGPINYRGSQLRVALDLREAAPGQLQGDVSFPENPGMSFPAEQLRYKEPQLRVDQGLGQSGGISLQAIREGDFLRGVLSWDSVQADFVWVRRGEAAPRGYREQRLKLGSQTATLRLPEDTLATHPAVVLLNIPAGQAARLTQQGYVTLLLPLPAAPDSSLVQTVGTALTALRAQPAVDSSRVGLWSRGRVAPWVVEAATQTQPQAAFVVLEGAPANTMAEAKVYRALSQQRIPTLGLYAALDTAVNVRESSRRLRTALAFRRSGMVRTYPKATPDFTVPGRADSNGQWQWPTPAPGYWDGLTDWLRLVTK; translated from the coding sequence ATGATGCAGGAGTGCCGATGGTGGGTGGGCGCGGCAGCCTTTCTGCTGGCTTCTTGCTCCTCCGAAACCTCCCGCAACGAGTCGGCAGTACCGCTGCCAACCGGCCACTATGAAGGGCCTATCAATTACCGGGGCTCGCAACTGCGCGTCGCGCTGGATCTGCGAGAAGCCGCGCCGGGGCAATTGCAAGGGGATGTGAGTTTCCCGGAAAACCCAGGGATGTCGTTTCCGGCGGAGCAGTTGCGCTACAAAGAGCCGCAGTTGCGGGTAGATCAAGGCCTAGGCCAGTCGGGCGGCATCAGCCTCCAGGCCATCCGAGAAGGAGATTTTCTGCGCGGGGTGCTGAGCTGGGATAGTGTGCAGGCCGATTTTGTGTGGGTGCGCCGGGGAGAAGCTGCGCCGCGCGGCTACCGTGAGCAGCGCCTGAAGCTAGGAAGCCAAACGGCTACCCTGCGCCTGCCCGAAGACACCCTGGCCACGCATCCGGCCGTTGTGTTGCTCAATATTCCGGCTGGTCAGGCGGCACGCCTGACGCAACAGGGCTACGTCACGCTTCTGCTGCCGCTGCCCGCCGCTCCCGATTCATCTTTGGTGCAAACGGTAGGTACCGCTCTCACAGCGCTTCGAGCACAGCCCGCCGTTGATTCCAGCCGCGTAGGCCTCTGGAGCCGGGGGCGGGTGGCACCGTGGGTGGTGGAAGCGGCTACGCAAACCCAGCCCCAAGCCGCGTTTGTAGTGCTGGAAGGAGCTCCCGCGAATACTATGGCCGAAGCAAAAGTGTACCGGGCGCTCAGCCAGCAGCGCATCCCGACGCTAGGCCTATATGCCGCCCTCGATACAGCAGTAAACGTGCGCGAAAGCTCCCGCCGCTTGCGTACTGCCCTGGCTTTCCGCCGCAGCGGCATGGTGCGTACTTACCCCAAAGCCACCCCTGATTTTACAGTGCCCGGCCGCGCCGATAGCAACGGCCAGTGGCAGTGGCCTACGCCTGCCCCAGGCTATTGGGACGGCCTCACCGACTGGCTGCGACTGGTAACAAAGTAA